From one Nocardioides sp. Kera G14 genomic stretch:
- a CDS encoding arsenate reductase ArsC, with amino-acid sequence MSAPTVLFMCVHNAGRSQMAAGFLRDLAGDSVAVLSAGSQPGTALNPVAVEAMAEEGIDISSAAPQFASPELMQAADIVITMGCGDECTWYPGKRYLDWDLADPAGQGIETVRAIRDDIKGRVTALVAELVPGSR; translated from the coding sequence ATGAGCGCCCCCACCGTGCTCTTCATGTGCGTCCACAACGCTGGGCGCTCCCAGATGGCGGCCGGGTTCCTCCGCGACCTCGCGGGGGACTCGGTCGCCGTCCTCTCCGCCGGCTCCCAGCCCGGGACGGCGCTGAATCCGGTGGCCGTCGAGGCGATGGCCGAGGAGGGCATCGACATCTCGTCGGCCGCGCCGCAGTTCGCCTCCCCGGAGCTGATGCAGGCCGCCGACATCGTCATCACCATGGGCTGCGGCGACGAGTGCACCTGGTATCCCGGCAAGCGTTATCTCGACTGGGATCTCGCGGATCCGGCCGGTCAGGGCATCGAGACCGTCCGGGCGATCCGCGACGACATCAAAGGGCGCGTCACCGCCCTGGTGGCCGAACTCGTGCCCGGAAGCCGGTGA
- a CDS encoding ArsR/SmtB family transcription factor, translating into MSKSLPLVECCAPVTKEPMTAEQAEGVAPMLKALADPVRLRLLSLVAAHEDGEACVCNLNDAFDLSQPTISHHLKVMHEAGLLDREKRGTWVYYAVRRDALADLAALLGGAA; encoded by the coding sequence ATGTCGAAGTCCCTGCCCCTCGTCGAGTGCTGTGCACCGGTCACCAAGGAGCCGATGACGGCCGAGCAGGCCGAGGGCGTCGCGCCGATGCTCAAGGCGCTCGCGGACCCGGTGCGCCTGCGTCTCCTCAGCCTCGTCGCCGCCCACGAGGACGGGGAGGCCTGCGTCTGCAACCTCAACGACGCCTTCGACCTCTCCCAGCCGACGATCAGCCACCACCTCAAGGTGATGCACGAGGCGGGCCTCCTCGACCGTGAGAAGCGCGGCACCTGGGTCTACTACGCCGTACGCCGCGACGCGCTCGCCGATCTCGCCGCGCTGCTCGGAGGGGCGGCGTGA
- a CDS encoding aquaporin, which translates to MRADVGRRLLAEFLGTGLLVAVVVGSGIAAQQLSPHDVGLQLLENSMATVFGLAALILVFGPVSGAHFNPVVTLADWALGPDRHAGGLPGVAAYLVAQVAGAIGGAILANVMFGVDTSLSGKDRDSGGHLVAEVVATAVLLLLIFSLVRTGRDAWVAPAVGAYIGAAYWFTSSTSFANPAVTVGRIFSDTFAGIAPASAPAFIAMQLVGLAVGVLLVVVLYPVAAPVVPTAPGPVED; encoded by the coding sequence GTGAGGGCCGACGTCGGACGCCGCCTCCTGGCCGAGTTCCTCGGGACGGGTCTCCTCGTCGCCGTCGTGGTCGGCTCGGGCATCGCCGCTCAGCAGCTGTCGCCGCACGACGTCGGGCTGCAGCTGCTCGAGAACTCGATGGCGACGGTCTTCGGGCTCGCTGCGCTGATCCTCGTCTTCGGGCCGGTCTCGGGCGCCCACTTCAACCCGGTCGTCACCCTCGCCGACTGGGCGCTCGGGCCCGACCGTCACGCCGGTGGCCTGCCGGGAGTGGCCGCCTATCTCGTCGCCCAGGTGGCGGGTGCAATCGGGGGCGCGATCCTGGCCAACGTCATGTTCGGCGTCGACACGTCCCTCTCGGGCAAGGACCGCGACTCGGGCGGGCACCTCGTGGCCGAGGTCGTCGCCACGGCCGTCCTCCTCCTGCTGATCTTCAGCCTGGTCCGCACCGGCCGCGACGCGTGGGTCGCCCCCGCCGTCGGCGCCTACATCGGCGCCGCCTACTGGTTCACCTCGTCGACGAGCTTCGCCAACCCTGCCGTCACGGTCGGCCGGATCTTCTCCGACACCTTCGCCGGCATCGCCCCTGCGTCGGCGCCGGCGTTCATCGCCATGCAACTGGTCGGGCTGGCCGTCGGCGTACTGCTGGTGGTGGTGCTCTACCCGGTCGCCGCGCCGGTCGTGCCGACAGCGCCGGGCCCCGTGGAGGACTGA
- a CDS encoding HoxN/HupN/NixA family nickel/cobalt transporter, translating into MKSVQALWATLGAADKRSLAGMSAFIVLLHVVGFGILFGAVTPQHLPLGGDHPVFTVGVGLLAYTFGLRHAFDADHIAAVDNTTRKLLADNVSRESSGEPQQRKPLSVGFWFSLGHSTIVFALAFLLSLGVKALVSGVEDEGSTLHTITGLIGPSVSGVFLWILGILNLVSLLGILAVFRKLRRGEFDEAELERQLDSRGFMNRILGGLTKSVRKPWHIYPIGVLFGLGFDTATEVGLLVLAGGAAAFSLPFYAILVLPILFAAAMCLADTVDGVFMNAAYGWAFAKPVRKIFYNLTITSLSVAVALVIGTIELVGVLADRLDITTGPLAAVADIPLDYAGYVIVGLFLTAWAVALGIWKIGRIEDRWTVPATD; encoded by the coding sequence ATGAAGTCGGTGCAGGCCCTCTGGGCGACCCTCGGCGCGGCGGACAAGCGCTCCCTCGCCGGGATGTCCGCCTTCATCGTGCTGCTCCACGTCGTCGGCTTCGGGATCCTCTTCGGGGCAGTCACGCCGCAGCACCTCCCGCTCGGCGGCGACCACCCGGTCTTCACCGTCGGAGTCGGGCTGCTCGCCTACACCTTCGGCCTGCGACACGCCTTCGACGCCGACCACATCGCTGCGGTCGACAACACCACGCGCAAGCTGCTCGCCGACAACGTCTCCCGCGAGAGCTCGGGAGAGCCGCAGCAGCGCAAGCCGCTCTCGGTCGGCTTCTGGTTCTCGCTCGGTCACTCGACGATCGTCTTCGCGCTCGCCTTCCTGCTCTCCCTCGGCGTGAAGGCCCTCGTCAGCGGCGTCGAGGATGAGGGCTCCACACTCCACACCATCACCGGCCTGATCGGTCCGTCGGTGTCGGGCGTCTTCCTCTGGATCCTCGGAATCCTCAACCTGGTCTCGCTTCTCGGCATCCTCGCGGTCTTCCGCAAGCTCCGTCGCGGCGAGTTCGACGAGGCCGAGCTCGAGCGCCAGCTGGACTCACGCGGCTTCATGAACCGCATCCTCGGCGGGCTCACGAAGTCGGTCCGCAAGCCGTGGCACATCTACCCGATCGGTGTCCTCTTCGGACTGGGCTTCGACACGGCGACCGAGGTCGGGCTGCTCGTGCTCGCCGGCGGCGCGGCCGCGTTCAGTCTGCCGTTCTACGCGATCCTCGTGCTGCCGATCCTCTTCGCGGCCGCGATGTGCCTGGCCGACACGGTCGACGGCGTCTTCATGAACGCCGCCTACGGCTGGGCCTTCGCCAAGCCGGTGCGCAAGATCTTCTACAACCTGACCATCACGTCGCTCTCGGTCGCCGTGGCCCTCGTCATCGGCACGATCGAGCTCGTCGGCGTCCTCGCCGACCGACTCGACATCACCACCGGCCCGCTCGCCGCCGTCGCCGACATCCCGCTCGACTACGCCGGCTACGTGATCGTCGGCCTCTTCCTCACCGCCTGGGCCGTCGCCCTCGGCATCTGGAAGATCGGGCGGATCGAGGACCGCTGGACGGTCCCCGCGACCGACTGA
- a CDS encoding dolichyl-phosphate-mannose--protein mannosyltransferase: MTLLIDGEPHAPLTTTTPTAWQRARGAIRGRDPVVGWCATVLITVAAFVLRLWHLGTPRTFEFDETYYAKDAWSLLHFGYARDYIDGANEKILDGTLTGVWKETPEMIVHPEVGKWLIALGEKVFGMDPTGWRMAPAIAGALLVMVVIRLTRRLSGSTLLGCLAGVLLCFDGLEFVLSRLALLDIFLALFTLAAVSCMVADRDWYRGRLAARLEAPIEAARSWGPLVLWRPWLLASGLLWGLACGTKWTAMYPLAAFGIMVWIWSAGARRSFGVRLALLKAAITDGLPAVLYLVVVAFVVYVATWGGWLAHADVYEANLSSTQYTQYTGHGHCGGDKNETYISDDPDTSAKWPTATEPDASGLGEITQSLRSLWYYHEDVWTFHTHFLNCATHTYASNPAGWLLLNRPVGVAADTGIQPGVSSEGETCTAPQGSDCLRQVLLLGTPVLWWGGVLALVFACVMWILKRDWRFGVAVVGVASTWLPWFQYDDRPIFSYYAIVCLPFTVVALALTLGTIIGPATVGRRRTVGTAIAGIFTILVVANFAWFWPIYTNALLTHSQWLDRIWFSRWI, from the coding sequence GTGACCCTGCTGATCGACGGCGAGCCGCACGCGCCCCTGACCACGACGACGCCGACGGCGTGGCAGCGTGCCCGCGGCGCGATCCGCGGCCGCGACCCGGTGGTCGGCTGGTGCGCGACCGTCCTGATCACGGTCGCCGCCTTCGTGCTCCGGCTCTGGCACCTCGGCACGCCCCGGACCTTCGAGTTCGACGAGACCTACTACGCCAAGGACGCGTGGAGCCTGCTCCACTTCGGCTACGCCCGCGACTACATCGACGGCGCGAACGAGAAGATCCTCGACGGCACCCTCACCGGCGTCTGGAAGGAGACGCCGGAGATGATCGTCCACCCCGAGGTCGGCAAGTGGCTGATCGCGCTGGGCGAGAAGGTCTTCGGCATGGATCCGACCGGCTGGCGGATGGCGCCGGCGATCGCCGGCGCGCTCCTGGTCATGGTGGTCATCCGGCTCACCCGGCGGCTGAGCGGCTCGACGCTGCTGGGCTGCCTGGCCGGCGTACTGCTCTGCTTCGACGGCCTGGAGTTCGTGCTCTCCCGGCTGGCCCTGCTCGACATCTTCCTGGCGCTCTTCACCCTCGCCGCGGTGAGCTGCATGGTCGCGGACCGCGACTGGTACCGCGGCCGGCTCGCTGCCCGGCTCGAAGCACCGATCGAGGCCGCCCGGTCGTGGGGTCCGCTGGTCCTGTGGCGCCCGTGGCTGCTGGCCAGCGGCCTGCTGTGGGGGCTGGCCTGCGGCACCAAGTGGACCGCGATGTACCCGCTCGCCGCCTTCGGGATCATGGTCTGGATCTGGAGTGCCGGTGCCCGCCGCTCCTTCGGCGTCCGCCTCGCCCTGCTGAAGGCAGCGATCACCGACGGCCTCCCCGCGGTGCTCTACCTCGTCGTCGTCGCCTTCGTCGTGTACGTCGCGACGTGGGGAGGCTGGCTCGCCCACGCCGACGTCTACGAGGCGAACCTCTCCTCGACGCAGTACACGCAGTACACCGGGCACGGTCACTGCGGGGGCGACAAGAACGAGACGTACATCAGCGACGACCCCGACACCTCGGCGAAGTGGCCCACGGCGACCGAGCCGGACGCCTCCGGCCTGGGCGAGATCACCCAGTCGCTGCGCAGCCTCTGGTACTACCACGAGGACGTGTGGACCTTCCACACCCACTTCCTCAACTGCGCGACGCACACCTATGCCTCCAACCCCGCCGGCTGGCTGCTGCTCAACCGGCCCGTCGGCGTCGCGGCCGACACCGGCATCCAGCCCGGCGTGAGCAGTGAGGGCGAGACCTGCACCGCACCCCAGGGCTCGGACTGCCTGCGCCAGGTCCTCCTGCTCGGCACGCCGGTGCTGTGGTGGGGCGGCGTGCTCGCGCTGGTCTTCGCCTGCGTGATGTGGATCCTCAAGCGGGACTGGCGGTTCGGCGTCGCCGTCGTCGGTGTCGCCTCCACCTGGCTGCCCTGGTTCCAGTACGACGACCGCCCGATCTTCAGCTACTACGCGATCGTCTGCCTGCCGTTCACGGTGGTCGCGCTGGCCCTTACGCTCGGGACGATCATCGGTCCTGCAACGGTCGGGCGTCGGCGTACGGTCGGCACCGCGATCGCGGGGATCTTCACGATCCTCGTGGTGGCGAACTTCGCCTGGTTCTGGCCGATCTACACCAACGCGCTGCTGACCCACAGCCAGTGGCTGGACCGGATCTGGTTCTCCCGCTGGATCTAG
- the rsmI gene encoding 16S rRNA (cytidine(1402)-2'-O)-methyltransferase, which yields MSGVLVLAATPIGRIEDAPPRLATELAAATVIAAEDTRRLRRLVSELGVELSGRVVSYFEGNEVQRTPQLLDALLAGERVVLVTDAGMPSVSDPGYRLVAAAVEADVRITAVPGPSAVLTALAVSGLPVDRFCFEGFLPRKAGERSRRLDGLATEERTMVFFEAPHRTHAALAAMAEAFGADRPAAVCRELTKTYEEVRRGPLGQLADWAAEEVRGEITIVVSGHVPAEVDASPESLRALVAALEDDGMSRKDAIVAAAKQAGVPKREVYDLVHKPKP from the coding sequence GTGAGTGGAGTCCTGGTGCTGGCGGCGACCCCGATCGGCCGGATCGAGGACGCGCCGCCGCGGCTCGCCACCGAGCTGGCCGCCGCCACGGTCATCGCCGCGGAGGACACCCGTCGCCTCCGCCGGCTGGTCTCGGAGCTCGGCGTCGAGCTCAGCGGCCGCGTCGTCTCCTATTTCGAGGGCAACGAGGTGCAGCGCACGCCGCAGCTGCTCGACGCGCTGCTCGCGGGGGAGCGGGTCGTGCTGGTGACCGACGCCGGGATGCCGTCGGTCTCCGACCCGGGCTACCGGCTCGTGGCCGCGGCGGTCGAGGCCGACGTACGCATCACTGCTGTGCCGGGCCCGTCGGCCGTGCTCACGGCGCTGGCCGTGAGCGGCCTGCCCGTGGACCGCTTCTGCTTCGAGGGCTTCCTCCCGCGCAAGGCCGGCGAACGCTCTCGCCGCCTCGACGGCCTGGCGACCGAGGAGCGGACGATGGTCTTCTTCGAGGCGCCGCACCGAACCCACGCCGCCCTCGCCGCGATGGCCGAGGCCTTCGGTGCCGACCGCCCCGCGGCCGTCTGTCGCGAGCTGACCAAGACCTATGAGGAGGTACGTCGGGGCCCGCTCGGCCAGCTCGCCGACTGGGCCGCCGAGGAGGTCCGTGGCGAGATCACGATCGTGGTCTCGGGCCACGTGCCGGCCGAGGTCGACGCGAGCCCGGAATCGCTGCGCGCGCTCGTCGCGGCGTTGGAGGACGACGGCATGAGCCGCAAGGACGCGATCGTCGCGGCCGCGAAGCAGGCCGGCGTGCCCAAGCGCGAGGTCTACGACCTCGTGCACAAGCCGAAGCCCTAG
- a CDS encoding TatD family hydrolase produces MSFPPIPAPLPHPVVDNHTHLDIERAGEHLAIDEALERAASVGVTRMVQVGTDLASSRWAVEAAASHPQLIAAVALHPNDAPLHSAADLEAALDEIEELAHVHDRVRAVGETGLDFFRTAEDGVAAQQHSFRRHIDIAKRHDRTLQIHDRDAHQAILEAIDAEGAPDRWVMHCFSGDASFARECLDRGAHLSFAGTVTFKNAPHLREALAIAPLDRILVETDAPFLTPHPHRGDTNSSYLIPVTLRAMAEVREMDLGELCAAIDANTEAAFGGTW; encoded by the coding sequence GTGAGCTTCCCGCCGATCCCTGCGCCCCTTCCGCACCCGGTCGTCGACAACCACACCCACCTCGACATCGAGCGTGCTGGCGAGCATCTCGCGATCGACGAGGCGCTGGAGAGGGCGGCTAGCGTCGGCGTCACCCGCATGGTGCAGGTCGGCACCGACCTCGCCTCCTCGCGCTGGGCCGTCGAGGCGGCCGCCTCGCATCCGCAGCTGATCGCGGCCGTCGCGCTGCACCCCAACGACGCACCCCTGCACAGCGCGGCGGACCTGGAGGCCGCGCTCGACGAGATCGAGGAGCTCGCCCACGTCCACGACCGGGTCCGTGCGGTGGGGGAGACCGGCCTCGACTTCTTCCGGACGGCTGAGGACGGCGTCGCGGCGCAGCAACACAGCTTCCGCCGGCACATCGACATCGCCAAGCGGCACGACCGCACCCTCCAGATCCACGACCGCGATGCGCACCAGGCGATCCTCGAGGCGATCGATGCCGAGGGCGCCCCCGACCGCTGGGTGATGCACTGCTTCTCCGGAGACGCCTCCTTCGCCCGGGAGTGCCTCGACCGCGGAGCCCATCTCTCCTTCGCCGGAACCGTCACCTTCAAGAACGCACCGCACCTACGCGAGGCCCTCGCGATCGCGCCACTCGACCGGATCCTCGTCGAGACCGACGCGCCCTTCCTCACGCCGCACCCGCACCGCGGCGACACGAACAGCTCCTACCTGATCCCCGTCACGCTTCGCGCGATGGCCGAGGTCCGCGAGATGGATCTCGGCGAGCTGTGCGCCGCGATCGACGCGAACACCGAGGCCGCGTTCGGCGGCACGTGGTAG
- a CDS encoding resuscitation-promoting factor, with the protein MFAWSTAPMLRRIAVISGVLTVLVVAFGVLVAQRTSPTTEVSEAAATTAASPSLDPTMVASRDSLSRSTRRLAPAEPRTAGAISVQRVFDADGARTWRALELHTTITRHEGIDFDRVEKRTDDLFVGESKILKDGARGARTATYDVTRRDGKVTDRDLLTATVTRQPVDEVVAVGTKERPTPAVPKAPAGGPNWDAIAQCESGGNWHINTGNGYYGGLQFSQSSWLANGGGKYASRADLASREQQIAVANAYYAKAGLSPWGCGYAG; encoded by the coding sequence ATGTTCGCTTGGTCCACCGCTCCGATGCTGCGTCGCATCGCCGTGATCTCCGGCGTCCTCACCGTGTTGGTGGTGGCGTTCGGCGTGCTCGTCGCGCAGCGCACGTCCCCGACGACCGAGGTCAGCGAGGCCGCCGCCACGACGGCAGCGAGCCCCTCGCTCGACCCGACGATGGTGGCCAGCCGCGACTCGCTCTCCCGTAGCACCCGACGCCTCGCCCCGGCCGAGCCCCGCACCGCCGGCGCGATCAGCGTCCAGCGTGTCTTCGACGCCGACGGTGCCCGCACCTGGCGAGCGCTCGAGCTGCACACCACCATCACTCGCCACGAGGGCATCGACTTCGACCGTGTCGAGAAGCGGACCGACGACCTCTTCGTGGGCGAGTCCAAGATCCTCAAGGACGGCGCCAGGGGCGCCCGCACGGCGACGTACGACGTCACCCGCCGCGACGGGAAGGTCACCGACCGCGACCTGCTCACCGCGACGGTCACCCGCCAGCCGGTCGACGAGGTCGTCGCGGTCGGCACGAAGGAGCGCCCGACGCCGGCGGTCCCCAAGGCCCCCGCGGGCGGCCCGAACTGGGACGCCATCGCGCAGTGCGAGTCCGGCGGCAACTGGCACATCAACACCGGCAACGGCTACTACGGCGGTCTGCAGTTCTCGCAGAGCTCGTGGCTGGCCAACGGCGGCGGCAAGTACGCGTCGCGTGCCGACCTCGCCAGCCGCGAGCAGCAGATCGCCGTCGCGAACGCCTACTACGCCAAGGCCGGACTGTCCCCGTGGGGTTGCGGCTACGCCGGCTGA
- the rsmA gene encoding 16S rRNA (adenine(1518)-N(6)/adenine(1519)-N(6))-dimethyltransferase RsmA yields the protein MLAPRLLGPAEVRTLAAELDLRPTKQKGQNFVIDANTVRRIVRESGVGADDVVVEVGPGLGSLTLAILETGAQVTAIEIDDLLASRLPQTISEHAPDQAAAFRLVHADALRVTAADLAETPAPTALVANLPYNVSVPVLLHLMALLPTLEKGLVMVQAEVADRLAATPGSKVYGVPSVKAAWYADVRRAGAIGRNVFWPAPNVDSGLVYWEHHAPPTTSVAREDVFKLVDAAFAQRRKGLRGALKAYGVTESHLRAAGLDPLVRGEQLTIHDFVRLAEATSGVSA from the coding sequence ATGCTTGCACCTCGTCTGCTCGGCCCTGCCGAGGTGCGCACGCTGGCCGCGGAGCTCGACCTGCGCCCCACGAAGCAGAAGGGCCAGAACTTCGTCATCGACGCCAACACCGTCCGCCGGATCGTCCGTGAATCCGGCGTCGGTGCCGACGATGTCGTCGTCGAGGTCGGGCCGGGACTCGGCTCGCTGACCTTGGCGATCCTCGAGACCGGCGCGCAGGTGACGGCGATCGAGATCGACGACCTGCTGGCCTCGCGCCTGCCGCAGACCATCTCGGAGCACGCACCGGACCAGGCGGCCGCCTTCCGGCTCGTCCACGCCGACGCGCTGCGCGTGACCGCTGCGGACCTCGCCGAGACGCCCGCCCCGACGGCGCTCGTGGCCAACCTGCCCTACAACGTCAGCGTCCCTGTCCTGCTCCACCTGATGGCTCTGCTCCCCACGCTGGAGAAGGGCCTCGTGATGGTCCAGGCCGAGGTGGCCGACCGCCTCGCCGCCACCCCGGGCTCCAAGGTCTACGGCGTCCCGTCGGTCAAGGCCGCCTGGTACGCCGACGTACGCCGTGCCGGTGCCATCGGCCGCAACGTCTTCTGGCCCGCGCCGAACGTCGACTCCGGTCTCGTCTACTGGGAGCACCACGCGCCACCGACGACCTCCGTGGCGCGCGAGGACGTGTTCAAGCTCGTGGACGCCGCGTTCGCGCAGCGCCGCAAGGGACTCCGCGGTGCGCTCAAGGCGTACGGCGTCACCGAGTCCCACCTCCGGGCCGCAGGGCTCGACCCGCTGGTCCGCGGCGAGCAGCTCACCATCCACGACTTCGTCCGACTGGCCGAGGCGACCTCAGGAGTCTCCGCATGA
- a CDS encoding 4-(cytidine 5'-diphospho)-2-C-methyl-D-erythritol kinase: MTQAVTVRAPAKINLYLGVGPVREDGFHPLATVYQAIGLYDDVTVTPAEQWEIHTVADAGIDLAAVPDDEDNIAIRAGKALVAHHHRPELAAHVEIHKGIPVAGGMGGGSADAAATLVAVDRLFDLNTSDDDLLAIAAELGSDVPFALIGGTAIGTGRGEIVEPVVDTTQCWWVVVPHEIGLSTPLVYKHFDMMVAEELLEAFQPAIPQSLLGDLATGDVLTLTPDLENDLAAAAYDLRPDLVELRERLERLWPDAVLLSGSGPTQLALFADRDAARIAAGTLSQEGLTHWLAPGPVAGCTVIDYS; the protein is encoded by the coding sequence ATGACGCAGGCAGTGACCGTCCGGGCGCCGGCCAAGATCAACCTCTACCTCGGTGTCGGTCCGGTCCGCGAGGACGGCTTCCATCCGCTCGCGACGGTCTACCAGGCGATCGGGCTCTACGACGACGTCACGGTGACGCCGGCGGAGCAGTGGGAGATCCACACCGTCGCAGACGCCGGCATCGACCTGGCCGCCGTCCCGGACGACGAGGACAACATCGCGATCCGTGCCGGCAAGGCACTGGTGGCCCACCACCACAGGCCCGAGCTCGCCGCGCATGTCGAGATCCACAAGGGGATCCCGGTCGCAGGCGGCATGGGCGGCGGTAGTGCTGACGCCGCCGCGACCCTCGTCGCGGTCGACCGGCTCTTCGACCTCAACACCTCCGACGACGACCTGCTCGCGATCGCGGCCGAGCTCGGCTCCGACGTCCCCTTCGCGCTCATCGGCGGGACGGCCATCGGCACCGGCCGCGGCGAGATCGTCGAGCCCGTCGTCGACACCACGCAGTGCTGGTGGGTCGTCGTACCGCATGAGATCGGCCTGTCCACGCCGCTCGTCTACAAGCACTTCGACATGATGGTGGCCGAGGAGCTGCTCGAGGCCTTCCAGCCGGCGATTCCCCAGTCCCTGCTCGGAGATCTCGCGACCGGGGACGTGTTGACGCTCACGCCCGACCTCGAGAACGACCTCGCTGCGGCGGCGTACGACCTCCGTCCCGACCTTGTCGAGCTCCGCGAGCGGCTGGAGCGGCTGTGGCCCGACGCCGTGCTGCTCTCGGGCTCCGGCCCGACGCAGCTCGCCCTCTTCGCCGACCGCGACGCCGCCCGCATCGCGGCCGGCACCCTGAGCCAGGAGGGCCTCACCCACTGGCTCGCCCCAGGCCCGGTCGCCGGCTGCACCGTCATCGACTACAGCTGA
- a CDS encoding ABC-F family ATP-binding cassette domain-containing protein, translated as MAAPANLLNLEHVSKSYGIRPLLDDVSLGVNAGDRIGIVGRNGDGKTTLLEVMSGIESPDTGRVSQQRGLLMAYLHQGDQLDDSHTVREAVLGGRQDHEWAADTRTREVVEVLLAGVSLDRIVHGLSGGERRRCSLAQLLLGDHDLLILDEPTNHLDVEAVAWLAAHLANRPSALVVVTHDRWFLDAVCQWTWEVHDGAVDVYEGGYAAFVLAKAERARQAAASEQRRQNLMRKELAWLRRGAPARTSKPKFRIDAANALIEDVPPPRNQLELERFATQRLGKDVIDVEDVDLFRGERQLLDHATWRIGPGDRIGLVGVNGAGKSSILALLDGTLPPKIGKVKHGRTIALAHLRQQMELPDAEKRVLDAVEEIRRVNRTADGREVSASSLLERFGFTGDKLTTRIGDLSGGERRRFQLLRLLLGEPNVLLLDEPTNDLDIETLTLLEDFLDSWPGTLIVVSHDRYFLERVTDSVWALMGDGQIAMLPRGVDEYLERRARSGFSPSEVRNPARTGPAVARTSEGEKPDLGRPKVGGAAEREAKKVIARIDKQLARISEQEAALHAELEASSTDFERLADLGAQLQELLDEKESLELEWLEASELLE; from the coding sequence ATGGCTGCACCCGCGAACCTCCTCAATCTCGAGCACGTCTCCAAGTCCTACGGCATCCGGCCGCTCCTCGACGACGTCAGCCTCGGCGTCAACGCGGGCGATCGGATCGGCATCGTCGGGCGCAACGGCGACGGCAAGACCACGCTCCTCGAGGTCATGTCCGGGATCGAGTCGCCTGACACCGGGCGGGTCTCCCAGCAGCGCGGCCTGCTCATGGCCTACCTCCACCAGGGCGATCAACTCGACGACAGCCACACCGTCCGCGAGGCCGTCCTCGGCGGTCGCCAGGACCACGAATGGGCCGCCGACACGCGCACCCGCGAGGTCGTCGAGGTGCTGCTCGCCGGCGTCAGCCTCGACCGGATCGTCCACGGCCTCTCCGGCGGCGAACGTCGCCGCTGTTCCCTCGCCCAACTGCTCCTGGGCGATCACGACCTGCTGATCCTCGACGAGCCCACCAACCACCTCGACGTCGAGGCCGTCGCCTGGCTCGCCGCCCACCTCGCCAATCGCCCGTCGGCGCTCGTCGTCGTCACCCACGACCGCTGGTTCCTCGACGCCGTCTGCCAGTGGACCTGGGAGGTGCACGACGGTGCCGTCGACGTCTACGAGGGTGGGTACGCCGCCTTCGTGCTCGCCAAGGCCGAGCGGGCGCGTCAGGCCGCAGCGTCCGAGCAGCGCCGCCAGAACCTCATGCGCAAGGAGCTGGCCTGGCTCCGCCGCGGTGCGCCGGCCCGCACGAGCAAGCCGAAGTTCCGGATCGACGCCGCCAACGCCCTGATCGAGGATGTCCCCCCGCCGCGCAACCAGCTCGAGCTCGAGCGGTTCGCGACCCAGCGGCTGGGCAAGGACGTGATCGACGTCGAGGATGTCGACCTCTTCCGCGGCGAGCGCCAGCTCCTGGACCACGCCACCTGGCGGATCGGCCCCGGCGACCGCATCGGCCTGGTCGGCGTCAACGGTGCCGGCAAGAGCTCGATCCTCGCCCTCCTTGACGGCACCCTGCCGCCGAAGATCGGGAAGGTGAAGCATGGCCGCACGATCGCGCTCGCCCACCTGCGCCAGCAGATGGAGCTTCCGGACGCCGAGAAGCGCGTCCTCGACGCGGTCGAGGAGATCCGTCGCGTCAACCGCACCGCCGACGGCCGCGAGGTCAGCGCCTCCAGCCTGCTGGAGCGCTTCGGCTTCACCGGTGACAAGCTCACCACCCGGATCGGCGACCTCTCCGGTGGCGAGCGCCGCCGCTTCCAGCTCCTCCGCCTCCTCCTCGGCGAGCCGAACGTGCTCCTGCTCGACGAGCCCACCAACGACCTCGACATCGAGACGCTCACCCTGCTCGAGGACTTCCTCGACTCCTGGCCCGGCACCCTCATCGTCGTCTCCCACGACCGCTACTTCCTCGAGCGCGTCACGGACTCCGTCTGGGCATTGATGGGGGACGGGCAGATCGCGATGCTCCCGCGAGGGGTCGACGAGTACCTCGAGCGTCGCGCGAGATCCGGCTTCTCGCCCTCCGAGGTCCGGAATCCGGCCCGTACCGGGCCGGCAGTAGCCAGGACCTCGGAGGGCGAGAAGCCGGATCTCGGGAGGCCCAAGGTCGGCGGGGCGGCGGAGCGCGAAGCGAAGAAGGTCATTGCTCGCATCGACAAGCAGCTCGCTCGGATCAGCGAGCAGGAGGCGGCTCTTCACGCCGAGCTTGAAGCGAGTAGCACCGACTTCGAACGGTTGGCCGACCTCGGCGCCCAGCTCCAGGAGCTTCTCGACGAGAAGGAATCCCTTGAGCTGGAGTGGCTCGAGGCGTCGGAGTTGCTCGAGTAA